The following proteins are encoded in a genomic region of Desulfosporosinus youngiae DSM 17734:
- a CDS encoding (Fe-S)-binding protein, whose translation MAEALKVKDFDPTLRDEVAGLLKGYDFSNCLTCGMCTAGCKYSDLVEDNDPRKFIRKVALGLREEVENDPFVWNCNMCERCTVECPMGVNIAAITRAFRGKTPVPPGHLQIIADDHVRTGNQMAVEQLDYDETLEWLEEELQKELNDPTYKIPINKPDADFMFGFNAREVKHYPHELQTILHVFAAAKANYTLSSKRWDATNICLFTGKNDQFQEITRPLFEEVERLNAKELIVTECGHAFRSCKMFQRTYWKGKQFPVRHIVELYADWIKEGRLKLDKSKNPLPVTLHDPCNTVRKEGVYEPQRYVIKHVVEDYREMNPDGKYNICCGAGGGALAVAATKQQRMVKAKPKVDQLVASGAKIGCIPCHNCIDQFNDMNKFYKLKMKMVHLSTLIENALVPDEVPESAAEAEA comes from the coding sequence ATGGCTGAAGCCCTTAAAGTTAAAGACTTTGATCCAACCCTGAGAGATGAAGTAGCTGGATTATTAAAAGGCTATGATTTTTCCAATTGCCTGACTTGCGGTATGTGTACGGCCGGGTGTAAGTACAGTGATTTAGTTGAGGATAATGATCCTCGTAAATTCATTCGCAAAGTTGCCCTTGGATTACGCGAAGAAGTAGAAAATGATCCTTTTGTCTGGAATTGCAATATGTGTGAACGTTGTACCGTTGAATGTCCAATGGGTGTTAATATTGCAGCTATCACAAGAGCTTTCCGAGGAAAAACTCCTGTACCTCCCGGTCATTTACAAATTATTGCTGATGACCATGTCAGAACCGGTAACCAGATGGCTGTAGAACAACTCGATTACGATGAAACTCTGGAATGGCTTGAAGAAGAACTCCAGAAAGAGCTCAATGATCCAACTTATAAGATACCTATTAACAAGCCGGATGCAGATTTTATGTTTGGCTTCAATGCTAGAGAAGTTAAGCATTATCCCCATGAACTCCAGACTATTTTACATGTATTTGCGGCAGCTAAAGCTAATTATACTCTTAGCAGCAAGCGCTGGGATGCGACTAATATCTGTCTGTTCACAGGAAAGAACGATCAATTCCAGGAAATCACCCGTCCGCTCTTTGAAGAAGTAGAGCGTTTAAACGCTAAGGAATTAATCGTTACAGAATGTGGTCACGCTTTCCGCTCTTGTAAAATGTTCCAACGCACCTACTGGAAAGGAAAGCAGTTCCCTGTACGTCACATCGTCGAGCTTTACGCCGATTGGATTAAAGAAGGCAGATTAAAACTGGATAAGAGCAAAAACCCACTGCCGGTTACCCTTCACGATCCTTGTAATACAGTTCGTAAGGAAGGGGTTTATGAACCCCAGCGCTATGTTATCAAACATGTCGTTGAAGACTATCGCGAAATGAATCCGGATGGCAAGTACAACATTTGTTGCGGAGCCGGCGGCGGAGCTCTGGCTGTTGCTGCAACTAAGCAGCAGCGGATGGTTAAAGCGAAACCAAAAGTTGATCAATTAGTGGCTTCCGGAGCAAAGATTGGCTGTATTCCCTGTCATAACTGTATTGACCAGTTTAATGATATGAATAAGTTCTATAAGCTAAAAATGAAAATGGTGCATCTCAGTACACTCATCGAAAATGCTCTGGTTCCCGATGAAGTGCCGGAGAGTGCGGCAGAAGCAGAAGCATAG
- a CDS encoding ATP-grasp domain-containing protein, with protein sequence MSKKIPTIYFNRCFSSTPQIIKQLLNNHDFRRFKIFISHVCPNNYLQEVADYFEVEPELTGTDYVNYCLDFCLKHKIDLFVPRYNVTTLIDYKEDFERLGVKVMFIGNSETYQVLEDKLKTYETLKETDVVAIPKAFRIEGFADFQNAYQQISNKGGRACLKPISGIGGNGFKEILEDTTEVNELYKTTGSTIAKDRIIRILQNSEKVEPFMVMEYLEGDEYSIDCLGNNGKLVVAVPRRKLDLYRQNIEYHEDLLDLAQKLTKEFSLSYLYNIQVKYHHGQAHLIEINTRMSAGIHKSCFTGVNFLYLAIKQLMGEKVTAPKDVHWDFQIRTTENYDLVAI encoded by the coding sequence ATGTCTAAAAAAATCCCAACTATCTATTTCAATCGTTGTTTTTCGTCTACTCCCCAAATTATTAAACAGTTGTTAAATAACCACGATTTCCGAAGGTTTAAGATCTTTATTTCACATGTATGTCCCAATAATTATCTACAAGAGGTTGCAGATTATTTTGAAGTGGAGCCTGAGTTGACCGGAACAGACTATGTCAATTACTGTTTGGATTTTTGTCTTAAACACAAGATTGACTTGTTTGTGCCAAGGTATAATGTAACCACATTAATTGATTACAAGGAAGATTTTGAACGGCTTGGGGTTAAAGTAATGTTTATCGGGAACAGTGAAACTTATCAAGTCCTGGAGGATAAACTGAAAACTTACGAGACTTTAAAAGAAACGGATGTTGTAGCTATTCCAAAAGCCTTTCGAATTGAAGGTTTTGCTGATTTTCAAAATGCTTATCAGCAAATATCTAACAAGGGCGGCAGAGCTTGCTTGAAGCCTATCTCCGGGATTGGCGGAAATGGCTTCAAGGAAATTCTGGAAGATACCACAGAGGTCAATGAGCTCTACAAAACAACAGGTTCGACGATTGCCAAGGATAGGATAATACGAATATTACAGAATTCCGAAAAAGTGGAACCCTTTATGGTTATGGAATACCTGGAAGGGGATGAGTATAGTATTGATTGTTTAGGGAACAACGGAAAACTTGTCGTCGCTGTTCCTAGAAGAAAGCTGGACCTTTATCGGCAAAACATTGAATACCATGAAGATTTGCTGGACCTGGCTCAAAAACTGACTAAAGAATTCTCCTTGAGTTATTTATATAATATTCAGGTGAAATATCACCACGGTCAGGCACACCTTATTGAAATCAATACCCGAATGTCCGCCGGGATTCATAAGTCCTGCTTTACAGGGGTTAACTTCTTATACCTGGCCATAAAGCAGCTGATGGGGGAGAAGGTAACCGCTCCAAAGGATGTTCATTGGGACTTTCAGATACGCACCACTGAGAACTACGATCTCGTGGCCATATAA
- a CDS encoding CBS domain-containing protein, whose translation MNVAFFLVPKKNIVFFKESATMRQALERMEYHSYTAVPLIDDEGKYVGTITEGDLLWKLKNTPGLTFQNTEDIVLSEVERHVQNLPVTIDAQIEDLISRAVVQNFVPVVDDQQIFIGIVRRREMIEYCSKLLIERKGTINEKHNN comes from the coding sequence ATGAATGTAGCTTTCTTCCTTGTGCCTAAGAAGAACATCGTTTTCTTTAAGGAAAGTGCAACGATGCGCCAAGCTCTGGAGAGGATGGAGTACCATAGTTATACAGCAGTCCCTCTTATTGATGATGAGGGAAAGTATGTAGGAACGATTACTGAAGGGGATTTGCTTTGGAAGCTTAAAAATACCCCTGGTTTAACCTTTCAAAACACAGAGGATATTGTACTGAGCGAAGTGGAACGACATGTTCAAAATTTGCCGGTTACGATTGATGCCCAAATAGAAGATTTGATCTCCAGAGCTGTCGTTCAAAACTTCGTCCCTGTGGTGGACGATCAGCAGATTTTTATAGGAATTGTTCGTCGGCGGGAAATGATCGAATACTGCTCCAAGCTCCTAATTGAGCGCAAAGGAACGATAAATGAAAAGCATAACAATTAA
- a CDS encoding class I SAM-dependent methyltransferase codes for MIGENKRVEEMNYFELIAWLGIGSSHPGGFPATKQNLDAVQIKPEEYVLDAGCGSGLTACHLAKTVGCKIMGIDINSQMIEKARQRAEKEGVSHLVEFKVADVYELPFADNQFDVVIAESIAVFLDKVKVYRELYRVLKPEGRVADLEMAILKEMPAAVRHQMEECFGSGTNPLPFQEWLEALAQAGFQDVDIKNPQPLRDNGNIVLNELKKDWVLVKDLMSKINRQPGLVRRLQKNAGFMKRNRSYFGFGLVYGRKPTPPPLKLGFKDRLWQVLFRRKPRQ; via the coding sequence ATGATAGGTGAAAACAAACGGGTAGAAGAAATGAACTATTTTGAACTGATAGCTTGGCTTGGTATAGGAAGTTCTCATCCAGGAGGTTTTCCCGCAACTAAACAAAATCTGGATGCTGTCCAAATAAAACCCGAGGAATATGTACTTGATGCCGGATGCGGAAGCGGGCTGACCGCTTGTCATTTGGCCAAAACAGTCGGATGCAAGATCATGGGTATTGATATAAATTCTCAGATGATTGAAAAAGCACGGCAAAGAGCAGAGAAAGAGGGAGTATCCCATTTAGTCGAGTTTAAGGTTGCAGATGTTTATGAACTGCCTTTTGCGGATAACCAATTTGATGTCGTTATTGCCGAGTCAATTGCGGTCTTTCTAGACAAGGTAAAAGTGTATCGGGAACTTTATCGAGTCCTAAAACCCGAGGGCAGAGTTGCGGATTTAGAAATGGCCATATTGAAAGAAATGCCTGCGGCAGTCAGACATCAAATGGAGGAATGTTTTGGTTCGGGCACGAATCCCTTACCTTTCCAAGAATGGCTTGAGGCATTAGCACAAGCGGGATTTCAGGATGTAGATATTAAAAATCCACAGCCCTTAAGAGATAACGGCAATATTGTCTTAAACGAGCTGAAAAAGGATTGGGTGCTCGTGAAAGACCTCATGTCTAAAATTAACAGGCAGCCTGGCTTAGTGCGCCGTTTGCAGAAAAATGCCGGTTTTATGAAGAGGAACCGCAGTTACTTTGGCTTTGGTCTGGTTTATGGACGAAAACCAACTCCCCCGCCCCTTAAATTGGGATTCAAAGACCGGCTATGGCAGGTTTTGTTCCGCAGAAAGCCTAGACAGTGA
- a CDS encoding GNAT family N-acetyltransferase encodes MEIIIREALIEDYEGLCKVYVELDEHHRLSHPELFVKPADFARAKEYISEIIDDHDKAIFVALVESKIIGFAECNILKSSNFPVFKKREWIQLDSIVVKKDHQNCKIASLLLTKVKDWAKFKEINRIELKVYSFNRSAIEFYNQKGFKELNKTMYLNL; translated from the coding sequence ATGGAAATAATAATAAGAGAAGCCCTCATTGAGGATTATGAGGGGTTATGTAAGGTTTATGTTGAACTTGATGAGCATCATAGATTAAGCCATCCCGAATTATTTGTGAAACCCGCAGATTTTGCCAGGGCAAAAGAGTATATTTCAGAAATTATTGATGACCATGATAAGGCTATTTTTGTCGCTTTAGTAGAATCAAAAATAATCGGATTTGCAGAATGTAATATTTTAAAGTCATCCAATTTCCCCGTTTTTAAAAAAAGAGAGTGGATACAATTAGATAGTATTGTAGTAAAGAAAGATCATCAGAATTGTAAGATAGCCTCTTTACTATTAACAAAAGTAAAGGATTGGGCAAAGTTTAAGGAGATTAATAGAATAGAGTTAAAGGTATATTCCTTTAATAGAAGCGCTATAGAATTCTATAATCAAAAAGGATTTAAAGAGTTGAATAAGACAATGTATTTAAATTTGTAA
- a CDS encoding DMT family transporter codes for MKVKNIRMLEIHIAVFLFGVSGLFGKLLLLQPMIIVLGRAFFSCLFLLMIILYFKKDLKVKHYRDGLWFILMGVILAIHWSTFFKSIQVSSVAIGLLTFSTFPIFATFIAPYFSKEKMKLSDIVTALITFLGVILVIPGFELGNNLTQGVLWGVASGFTYAILSILNRKFVNHYSSTVIAFYEQIIAAIILIPVIAWQRPILQTRDILLLIILGIVFTGIAHSLFINGLKNVKTQTAGIISSLEPVYGIIFAALLIKEIPSSKEILGGIIILSGVLYSTFKSK; via the coding sequence ATGAAGGTAAAAAACATTCGTATGCTGGAAATTCATATAGCCGTGTTCTTATTTGGCGTATCAGGATTATTTGGGAAACTATTATTATTACAGCCAATGATAATAGTTTTAGGGAGAGCTTTCTTTTCGTGCCTATTCTTGCTTATGATTATACTGTATTTTAAAAAAGATCTGAAGGTCAAACATTATAGGGACGGCCTATGGTTTATTCTTATGGGAGTTATTTTAGCAATCCACTGGAGTACGTTTTTTAAATCAATCCAAGTTTCCTCTGTTGCAATCGGGTTACTGACATTCTCTACATTTCCCATTTTTGCAACATTTATTGCCCCCTATTTCTCTAAAGAGAAAATGAAATTATCCGATATAGTCACTGCCCTGATTACCTTCCTTGGTGTAATCTTGGTAATCCCCGGATTCGAATTAGGAAATAATCTAACCCAGGGTGTTCTTTGGGGAGTCGCCTCAGGTTTTACCTACGCAATTCTTTCAATATTGAATCGCAAATTTGTAAACCATTATTCCAGCACAGTCATTGCCTTTTATGAACAGATTATTGCGGCAATTATTTTAATTCCAGTTATAGCTTGGCAAAGACCCATTTTACAGACCAGGGATATATTATTACTTATCATATTAGGTATAGTTTTCACCGGAATTGCTCATTCATTATTTATTAATGGCTTGAAAAATGTTAAAACCCAAACAGCCGGTATTATTTCCAGCCTTGAGCCGGTTTACGGTATTATTTTTGCTGCGCTATTAATAAAAGAAATTCCATCCTCAAAAGAAATCCTAGGCGGAATTATTATTTTAAGCGGTGTATTGTACTCGACATTCAAATCTAAATAA
- a CDS encoding demethoxyubiquinone hydroxylase family protein, with protein sequence MDSKLIFRLKEFYILETFQVAFYNAQANSATDEYYKAAFDKMVQIEQGHADYFADIINRANEEVPSVAGSVFQLAGSFVGETVESIGQHSTCKLGVLLENKAMDAYRKFINEAKEKEYLVIKATLMEYLLDEEFHTFWLRDYMNKHPN encoded by the coding sequence ATGGATAGCAAGTTAATTTTTCGCTTAAAGGAATTCTATATATTGGAAACATTTCAGGTTGCTTTTTATAACGCCCAAGCTAATTCAGCGACCGATGAATATTACAAAGCGGCCTTTGATAAGATGGTACAAATAGAACAAGGGCATGCAGATTATTTTGCCGATATAATTAATCGGGCAAATGAAGAAGTGCCCTCTGTGGCTGGTTCAGTTTTTCAGTTAGCAGGCAGTTTTGTTGGCGAAACGGTTGAATCTATTGGCCAGCACAGTACGTGCAAATTAGGAGTTCTTCTTGAAAATAAAGCGATGGATGCCTATCGTAAGTTCATTAACGAAGCAAAAGAAAAAGAATATCTCGTTATCAAAGCTACTCTTATGGAATATCTTCTCGACGAAGAATTTCACACATTTTGGCTTAGAGATTATATGAACAAACATCCAAATTAA
- a CDS encoding GNAT family N-acetyltransferase has protein sequence MSIIRLAKEGETTRQKELWKLCFGDSDSYINFFYAERYKKDETAVLLHDEEISAMLTMISVKIMITDTQGLDSVMFYAIATHPNYQNRGFATQLIDFCNQYLRVNNKVCSILVPANKQLFDFYRKQGYKDGFYIRETLFTRDMIDTLPACDSSEYLVSSINPQGYNQRRNNQLNGRFYVQYADKDIAYQKKLSQQSGADIYGIDCGAMQGCAAIERLNADKVFIKEILLPDKAVNGAIKQIARQLPAKEYTLRTPAYLGGHLGGSIRPFGMIRGLREIELTLNSDGLGYLGFAFD, from the coding sequence ATGAGCATAATCAGATTGGCCAAAGAAGGGGAGACAACCCGCCAAAAAGAACTATGGAAGCTTTGCTTCGGAGACAGTGATTCCTATATTAACTTCTTTTATGCCGAAAGATATAAAAAGGATGAAACTGCCGTATTGCTTCATGATGAAGAGATCTCTGCCATGCTTACCATGATATCGGTCAAAATCATGATTACGGATACTCAAGGCCTCGATTCGGTCATGTTCTATGCCATTGCAACACACCCCAACTATCAGAACAGAGGGTTTGCCACCCAACTTATTGATTTCTGCAACCAATATCTTAGAGTAAATAATAAAGTCTGTTCCATTCTAGTACCGGCCAATAAACAACTTTTCGACTTTTATCGTAAACAAGGATACAAGGATGGATTCTATATCAGAGAGACTTTATTTACCCGGGACATGATCGACACCTTGCCTGCCTGTGACTCCTCAGAATACCTGGTCTCCTCAATTAATCCTCAAGGGTATAATCAGAGGAGGAATAACCAGCTCAACGGCAGGTTTTATGTTCAGTATGCTGACAAGGACATAGCTTACCAGAAAAAGCTGTCACAGCAGTCCGGTGCTGACATCTATGGTATAGATTGTGGAGCAATGCAGGGGTGTGCAGCCATCGAACGATTGAACGCCGATAAGGTGTTTATCAAAGAAATCCTACTGCCCGATAAGGCTGTTAACGGGGCTATCAAACAGATAGCCCGGCAATTGCCTGCGAAGGAGTATACTTTGCGCACACCTGCGTATTTAGGCGGGCATTTAGGAGGCTCGATACGTCCCTTCGGCATGATCAGGGGACTCAGAGAAATTGAGTTAACACTAAACTCTGACGGTTTAGGCTATCTGGGTTTTGCCTTCGACTAA
- a CDS encoding DUF3846 domain-containing protein produces the protein MVKWITVLIAEPGKDPELREMPNNLKAFELTIGGYLEIVESVRPGCSIIYNGNYPLAQKPQKRGDIEGTFIIVRVDPPDPVSLSQDDIEILSEVYK, from the coding sequence ATGGTTAAATGGATAACTGTTCTCATAGCAGAGCCCGGAAAAGATCCTGAACTTCGGGAAATGCCTAATAATCTTAAGGCTTTCGAATTAACCATTGGGGGTTATCTTGAGATCGTTGAGAGCGTACGTCCGGGGTGTTCAATCATATACAATGGAAACTACCCCCTGGCCCAAAAGCCTCAAAAACGAGGGGATATTGAAGGAACCTTTATTATAGTTCGTGTGGACCCTCCTGATCCGGTATCCCTTAGTCAGGATGATATTGAAATTCTTTCAGAAGTCTATAAATGA
- a CDS encoding YtxH domain-containing protein, protein MGNKDIKGNKVIKAALFGGLIGGITGLLLAPKSGQELRQDITLQVHELGDKAVGIKDKAQSAWQNIGDKTQVSVKTGKNLIEKGKHMAGNLKILITEIQHGALTKTNSVDGPEEKVKNKPIEVIVSSDKPIELITPDNDSLEEIMIIENEHEC, encoded by the coding sequence GTGGGAAATAAGGACATAAAGGGTAATAAAGTGATTAAAGCGGCTCTGTTTGGAGGTCTTATTGGAGGGATAACAGGGCTATTACTTGCTCCTAAGAGCGGGCAGGAATTAAGACAAGATATAACACTACAAGTCCACGAACTCGGAGATAAAGCTGTAGGCATTAAAGACAAGGCCCAAAGTGCCTGGCAAAATATCGGGGATAAAACACAAGTAAGCGTTAAAACAGGTAAAAATCTAATCGAAAAAGGCAAACACATGGCTGGTAACCTGAAAATACTGATCACTGAGATACAGCATGGGGCTTTGACAAAGACAAATAGTGTTGATGGGCCGGAAGAAAAGGTTAAAAATAAACCAATTGAAGTCATTGTGAGCAGCGATAAACCAATTGAACTAATTACGCCAGACAATGACTCATTAGAAGAAATAATGATTATCGAAAATGAACATGAATGCTGA
- a CDS encoding DegV family protein, with protein sequence MAVQVLTDSTSYLREDIRNQLNIRMVSLNLSFGTDSMREIDIDNETFYTRMAERGIPTSSQPSVGDMYHEMKRVIEMGDSLCCIFLSSEMSGTFATSQTVKEMILEKYENAQIEIIDSRSNCMQLGFAAVRAARAAQAGKTLDQVKEAALETIKRSRFLFIPENLEYLKKGGRIGGASALIGNLFKIIPILTVEDGKTNVLMKVRTKNSAVLAMVDKMLQDISAYGLGEIAVHHIQCLNEAKTLAKLIKDKLNADIDIMDIGPVIGLHVGPGAIGIAYYTEKAMR encoded by the coding sequence ATGGCAGTACAGGTTTTGACGGATAGCACAAGTTACCTGCGGGAAGATATTCGAAACCAATTAAATATCAGAATGGTTTCCTTAAATCTTTCGTTTGGAACCGACAGCATGAGGGAAATTGACATTGATAATGAGACATTTTACACAAGGATGGCTGAGAGAGGAATTCCCACATCTTCACAGCCTTCTGTCGGAGATATGTATCATGAAATGAAACGTGTTATTGAAATGGGCGATAGTCTGTGCTGCATTTTCCTGTCGTCAGAAATGAGTGGTACTTTTGCAACGAGTCAAACCGTAAAAGAAATGATTTTGGAGAAGTATGAGAATGCTCAGATAGAGATCATTGATTCCAGGTCAAATTGCATGCAGCTTGGCTTTGCTGCGGTTAGGGCAGCAAGAGCTGCTCAAGCAGGGAAGACACTTGATCAGGTGAAAGAAGCTGCCTTAGAAACTATAAAAAGGAGTAGATTCTTATTTATCCCCGAGAATCTTGAATACTTGAAAAAGGGCGGCAGAATAGGCGGTGCAAGTGCTTTAATCGGAAACCTTTTTAAAATAATTCCTATACTGACTGTAGAAGATGGTAAAACAAATGTTTTAATGAAGGTCAGAACCAAGAATAGCGCAGTTTTAGCTATGGTTGATAAAATGCTGCAGGATATAAGCGCCTATGGTTTAGGAGAGATTGCCGTTCATCATATCCAGTGTCTAAATGAAGCAAAAACGCTTGCCAAACTGATCAAAGATAAGTTAAACGCAGATATAGATATTATGGATATTGGACCTGTCATCGGTTTACATGTAGGTCCCGGTGCAATTGGAATAGCATACTATACTGAAAAGGCTATGAGATAA
- a CDS encoding metallophosphoesterase, which produces MNKLKRISKVFESAQEIPIDDSSRIILMSDVHRGDGSWADDFSKNQNLYFAALTHYYYENYTYIEIGDGDELWKNKRFSDIIYVHSNAFWLLSKFYDEGRLYMIFGNHDMVKSNAKFVDDTMNQYFDEREKKYIPLFKNIKLHEGLVLRHRVTDHKILLIHGHQVSFLDYELWWLSRFLVRYLWRPLESFGVNDPTSTAKNYRKKDAVEKKLTEWVIQEKHMLIAGHTHKPMFPEVGCHPYFNDGSSIHPRSITAIEIADGNIALVKWSVKTKDDGTLFIGRDVLAGPRKLTDYFYQY; this is translated from the coding sequence ATGAATAAGTTAAAACGTATTTCTAAAGTCTTTGAATCTGCCCAAGAAATTCCTATTGACGACTCCTCCAGAATTATTTTAATGAGTGACGTTCATAGGGGTGACGGAAGCTGGGCAGATGATTTTTCCAAAAACCAAAATCTATACTTTGCTGCCTTAACTCATTATTATTATGAAAATTATACTTATATAGAAATCGGTGACGGAGATGAACTTTGGAAGAATAAAAGGTTTTCCGACATTATATATGTGCACAGCAATGCTTTTTGGCTTTTAAGCAAGTTTTATGATGAGGGCAGACTTTATATGATTTTCGGAAATCATGATATGGTCAAAAGCAACGCTAAATTTGTCGATGATACTATGAATCAATACTTTGATGAACGAGAAAAAAAGTATATTCCTCTGTTTAAGAATATCAAACTTCATGAAGGATTGGTTTTAAGGCATAGAGTAACAGACCATAAGATTCTCTTAATTCACGGACATCAAGTAAGTTTCTTGGATTATGAATTATGGTGGTTATCCAGATTTTTAGTGAGGTATTTATGGAGGCCTCTGGAGTCATTCGGAGTAAATGATCCGACAAGCACAGCTAAAAATTACCGCAAAAAAGATGCTGTTGAGAAAAAGCTCACAGAGTGGGTGATCCAAGAAAAACACATGCTCATAGCAGGCCATACTCACAAACCTATGTTTCCCGAAGTTGGCTGTCACCCCTATTTTAATGATGGAAGCAGTATCCATCCTCGCAGCATAACTGCCATTGAAATTGCAGACGGGAATATTGCGCTTGTTAAATGGAGTGTAAAAACCAAAGATGACGGTACATTGTTTATTGGCAGGGACGTACTGGCCGGACCAAGAAAACTAACAGATTACTTTTATCAATATTAA
- a CDS encoding DUF2156 domain-containing protein, with translation MINFKKVELSDKTWMEPLLKAADLPGCHQNFTNIFAWAEIYNYRIAQVNNYLVVKGFINDLNYYFYPAGWGDIKTVIEAMKEDAAAGGYEFAIAGVSPENINTLKSLYPDNFEYQEMRYGFDYVYLLDKLVTLAGNKLHSKRNHINRFKKDNSWNFEPISSENLGECWEMNIEWCKAHGSDDKDQLAQENCAVRRCFKNFKELGLEGGLIRSNDRVIAYTMGEILNSDTYVIHIEKAFGEIQGAYQMINREFAAYIQQNHPQMIYVNREEDMGLEGLRKAKLSYHPVKMEEKFIANYFEV, from the coding sequence ATGATTAATTTTAAAAAAGTAGAGCTAAGCGATAAAACATGGATGGAACCTCTCCTAAAAGCAGCAGATTTGCCGGGATGCCATCAAAACTTTACAAATATCTTTGCTTGGGCAGAAATTTATAACTATCGTATTGCACAAGTCAATAATTATCTGGTGGTTAAAGGTTTTATCAATGATTTAAACTATTATTTTTATCCCGCAGGCTGGGGTGATATCAAAACAGTTATTGAAGCAATGAAAGAGGACGCTGCTGCCGGCGGGTATGAATTTGCCATAGCCGGTGTGTCGCCTGAGAATATAAATACTCTTAAAAGCCTTTACCCTGATAACTTTGAATATCAAGAGATGCGTTATGGGTTTGATTATGTTTATTTACTGGACAAGCTCGTTACTCTGGCGGGGAATAAGCTCCATTCCAAACGTAATCATATCAATCGTTTTAAGAAAGATAATAGTTGGAACTTTGAACCGATCTCATCAGAAAATCTTGGTGAGTGTTGGGAGATGAATATTGAATGGTGTAAAGCACATGGCTCAGATGATAAAGATCAGCTTGCCCAGGAAAACTGTGCTGTCCGCCGATGTTTCAAGAATTTTAAAGAACTGGGCTTAGAGGGTGGTCTGATTCGTTCGAATGACAGGGTTATTGCCTATACAATGGGAGAAATACTGAATTCAGATACTTACGTTATTCACATCGAAAAAGCCTTTGGTGAGATACAAGGGGCCTATCAAATGATCAACCGGGAATTTGCGGCCTATATTCAACAGAACCATCCCCAAATGATTTATGTGAATCGTGAAGAGGATATGGGCTTGGAAGGATTGAGAAAGGCGAAGTTATCCTACCATCCGGTTAAAATGGAGGAAAAATTTATAGCTAACTATTTTGAAGTATAA